One window of the Methylocystis parvus OBBP genome contains the following:
- a CDS encoding Flp family type IVb pilin, with protein MMQKFWADESGATAIEYSLLAVFLGLAVIAGARAVGTTLSGIFPKISSNLSGAA; from the coding sequence ATGATGCAGAAATTCTGGGCCGACGAATCCGGCGCGACCGCGATTGAATATTCGCTGCTGGCGGTCTTCCTCGGCCTCGCGGTCATCGCCGGAGCGAGAGCTGTCGGCACGACGCTTTCGGGCATCTTTCCAAAGATTTCAAGCAATCTGTCTGGAGCCGCGTAA
- the gyrA gene encoding DNA gyrase subunit A: MADDDSKKDEPEKHGSDIRPVSIADEMKRSYLDYAMSVIVSRALPDVRDGLKPVHRRILFSMNENGHTPDKPYVKSARIVGDVMGKYHPHGDAAIYDALVRMAQPFSMRLMLVDGQGNFGSVDNDPPAAMRYTESRLAKPALALLEDIDEGTVDFQPNYDGKEHEPTVLPARFPNLLVNGAGGIAVGMATNIPPHNLGEVIDACIALIDKPDMTVAELMEIVPGPDFPTAATILGRGGIRNAYATGRGSIIMRAKAEIETLRKEREAIIFTEIPYQVNKAALIERIAELVKEKKIEGISDLRDESDRDGMRIVVELKREAVADVVLNQLWRHTALQSSFAVNMIALNGGRPELMTLHDVLRAFVDFRETVVTRRTKFRLNKARDNAHLQVGLAIAVANIDEVIRLIRTSADAAAAREALMARDWPAKDMAPLVELIADPRHKLSDDGTIRLSEAQARAILDLRLQRLTALGREEIAEALNKLAAEIAEYLEILGSRERLFGIVKDEMLAVKEAYATPRRTEILDSDGEVEDEDLIVREDMVVTVSHAGYIKRVPLSTYRAQRRGGKGRSGMQMKEEDFVHRLFVANTHTPVLFFSSRGKAYKEKVWRLPLAAPQARGKALVNMLPLESGERITTIMPLPEDETSWETLDVIFATTRGTVRRNKLSDFVDVRRNGLIAMKLDEGEGIVDVATATEHDDILLTTSDGQCIRFAVPEVRVFQGRSSMGVRGVSLADGDRVISLSILKHFEATGDERAAYLKKASALRRRMGEDVAPDAGAEAEEGTGAVELSDVRFYEMQAAEQIILTVSENGYGKRTSSYEYRITGRGGKGIVAMAVNARNGKLVASFPVGPDDEIMLVTDGGQLIRCPVEGIRVAGRGAQGVIVFNTAEDERVVSVEHIGDVGEGDEGEGA, from the coding sequence TTGGCCGACGACGACTCGAAAAAAGACGAACCCGAAAAGCACGGCTCCGACATCAGGCCGGTGTCCATCGCCGACGAGATGAAGCGCAGCTATCTCGATTACGCGATGAGCGTGATCGTGAGCCGCGCGCTGCCGGACGTTCGCGACGGCCTCAAGCCCGTGCATCGGCGCATCCTGTTTTCGATGAACGAGAACGGGCACACGCCCGACAAGCCTTACGTGAAGTCGGCGCGCATCGTCGGCGACGTCATGGGTAAATATCATCCGCATGGCGACGCGGCGATCTACGACGCGCTGGTGCGCATGGCGCAACCCTTCTCGATGCGGCTCATGCTCGTCGACGGACAGGGCAATTTCGGCTCGGTCGACAATGATCCGCCGGCGGCCATGCGCTACACTGAGTCGCGCCTCGCCAAGCCCGCCCTCGCGCTGCTCGAGGACATCGACGAAGGCACGGTCGACTTCCAGCCGAACTATGACGGCAAGGAGCATGAGCCGACCGTCCTTCCGGCGCGCTTCCCGAACCTGCTCGTCAACGGCGCCGGCGGCATCGCCGTCGGCATGGCGACGAATATTCCGCCGCATAATCTCGGCGAAGTCATAGACGCCTGCATCGCGCTGATCGACAAGCCCGACATGACTGTCGCCGAACTGATGGAGATCGTTCCCGGCCCGGACTTTCCGACGGCGGCGACGATCCTCGGGCGCGGCGGCATCCGCAACGCCTACGCGACCGGGCGCGGCTCGATCATCATGCGCGCGAAAGCCGAGATCGAGACGCTGCGCAAGGAGCGCGAGGCGATCATCTTCACCGAGATACCCTATCAGGTGAACAAGGCCGCGCTGATCGAGCGCATCGCGGAACTCGTCAAGGAAAAGAAGATCGAAGGCATCTCGGATCTGCGCGACGAGTCCGACCGCGACGGCATGCGCATCGTGGTGGAGCTGAAGCGCGAGGCGGTCGCCGACGTCGTGCTGAACCAGCTCTGGCGCCACACCGCGCTGCAATCGAGCTTCGCGGTGAACATGATCGCGCTCAATGGCGGCCGGCCGGAGCTGATGACGCTCCATGACGTGCTGCGCGCCTTCGTCGATTTCCGCGAGACGGTCGTCACCCGCCGCACCAAGTTCCGGCTGAACAAAGCGCGCGACAACGCCCATCTGCAGGTTGGCCTCGCTATCGCGGTCGCGAATATCGACGAAGTGATCCGCCTCATCCGCACCTCGGCTGACGCCGCGGCGGCGCGCGAAGCCTTGATGGCGCGCGACTGGCCGGCGAAGGACATGGCGCCGCTCGTGGAGCTTATCGCCGATCCACGCCACAAGCTCTCCGACGACGGCACGATCCGCCTCTCCGAGGCGCAGGCGCGCGCGATCCTCGATCTGCGCCTGCAGCGCCTCACGGCGCTCGGCCGCGAGGAGATCGCGGAAGCCTTGAACAAGCTCGCAGCCGAGATCGCGGAATATCTCGAGATCCTCGGCTCGCGCGAAAGGCTGTTCGGCATCGTGAAGGACGAGATGCTGGCGGTGAAGGAGGCTTATGCGACGCCGCGCCGCACGGAGATTCTCGACTCCGACGGCGAGGTGGAGGACGAGGACCTTATCGTCCGCGAGGACATGGTCGTCACCGTCTCCCATGCCGGCTACATCAAGCGCGTGCCGCTTTCGACCTATCGGGCGCAAAGGCGCGGCGGCAAGGGCCGCTCTGGCATGCAGATGAAGGAGGAGGATTTCGTCCACCGCCTCTTCGTCGCCAACACCCATACGCCGGTGCTGTTCTTCTCCTCGCGCGGCAAGGCCTATAAGGAAAAAGTCTGGCGGCTGCCGCTCGCGGCGCCGCAGGCGCGGGGCAAGGCGCTCGTCAACATGCTGCCGCTCGAGTCCGGCGAACGCATCACCACCATCATGCCGCTGCCCGAGGACGAGACGAGTTGGGAGACGCTCGACGTCATCTTCGCGACGACGCGCGGCACGGTGAGGCGCAACAAGCTCTCGGATTTCGTCGACGTGCGCCGCAACGGCCTGATCGCCATGAAGCTCGACGAGGGCGAGGGGATCGTCGACGTCGCCACGGCGACGGAGCATGACGACATTCTGCTGACGACGAGCGACGGCCAGTGCATCCGTTTCGCCGTGCCGGAAGTGCGCGTCTTCCAGGGCCGCAGCTCCATGGGCGTGCGCGGCGTGTCGCTCGCCGACGGCGATCGCGTCATTTCGCTGTCGATCCTCAAACATTTCGAAGCGACGGGCGACGAGCGCGCCGCATATCTCAAAAAGGCGAGCGCGCTGCGCCGTCGCATGGGCGAGGATGTCGCGCCGGATGCGGGCGCGGAAGCAGAAGAGGGGACGGGCGCCGTCGAACTTTCCGATGTGCGCTTCTACGAGATGCAGGCGGCCGAGCAGATCATTCTGACGGTGTCCGAGAACGGCTACGGCAAGCGCACCTCCTCTTACGAGTATCGTATTACGGGGCGCGGCGGCAAAGGCATCGTCGCCATGGCGGTCAACGCCCGCAACGGCAAGCTCGTGGCGTCATTCCCCGTCGGTCCGGACGACGAGATCATGCTCGTCACCGATGGCGGTCAGCTCATCCGCTGCCCGGTGGAAGGGATTAGAGTCGCGGGACGTGGCGCGCAGGGCGTGATCGTGTTCAATACGGCCGAGGACGAGCGTGTGGTGTCGGTCGAGCATATTGGGGATGTGGGGGAGGGAGACGAAGGGGAGGGAGCGTAA
- a CDS encoding DUF3611 family protein, translating to MTSDPRRSLLPVAIFWVFIVLSAASLATGAAREHAALDAATRAYLSELHVSLGLTAAIFLAAHILVAGLLWLTVESGGPLGGRARAAFWLRQGICVLFLVTAAAGTLASAFRGEQLFFWEYPLPFWDAGDPALADKLQSAHGFAAYALAAAIVLYAGLVLFDRLFPAGEAPAKALELSAPPDIAALIADGLAQSFRFFGAAAFWLQLLLAIVSAVLLAFGYVGHSVSPDGSGFGDAIYWASAGLALLIVSILFGFRYMSAAIRIRMHPEGYLAHQRRMAFWFVGAGGLVDLLGALVSFVGVGLSVALLVGKTVSQPPGIAITDPNKIIRALDVFVLLVNFNLLFAHCVGVGVAAWLSISSLKARHQYVVAKEVTRAAEAVVDQAQ from the coding sequence ATGACGTCCGATCCCAGGCGAAGCCTTTTGCCTGTCGCTATTTTCTGGGTTTTCATCGTTCTGAGCGCCGCCTCTCTGGCGACCGGCGCGGCGCGGGAGCATGCAGCTCTCGACGCCGCGACCCGGGCATATCTCTCCGAACTGCATGTCTCGCTCGGCCTGACCGCCGCCATCTTCCTCGCGGCGCACATATTGGTCGCGGGGTTGCTCTGGCTGACCGTCGAAAGCGGCGGACCGCTCGGCGGCCGGGCCCGCGCCGCTTTTTGGCTGCGGCAGGGGATCTGCGTTCTCTTCCTCGTCACGGCGGCGGCGGGAACGCTCGCCTCGGCCTTCCGGGGCGAGCAGCTCTTCTTTTGGGAATATCCCCTTCCCTTCTGGGACGCGGGCGATCCGGCCCTTGCCGACAAGCTGCAGTCCGCACACGGATTTGCGGCTTACGCTCTCGCCGCCGCCATCGTCCTCTACGCAGGGCTCGTCTTGTTCGATCGCCTTTTTCCGGCCGGCGAAGCGCCCGCCAAGGCGCTCGAATTATCAGCGCCGCCGGACATCGCGGCCTTGATCGCGGATGGTTTGGCGCAGAGTTTCCGTTTCTTTGGCGCCGCAGCTTTCTGGCTGCAGCTTTTACTCGCGATCGTTTCGGCGGTGTTGCTGGCTTTTGGCTATGTCGGCCATTCCGTGAGCCCCGACGGCTCGGGCTTTGGCGACGCGATCTATTGGGCCTCGGCGGGGCTCGCTTTGCTGATCGTCTCCATCCTGTTCGGCTTCCGCTATATGAGCGCCGCCATTCGAATCCGCATGCATCCGGAAGGTTATCTCGCTCATCAGCGACGCATGGCCTTCTGGTTCGTCGGCGCGGGCGGGCTGGTCGATCTTCTCGGAGCGCTTGTGTCCTTCGTCGGCGTCGGCCTGAGCGTGGCGCTGCTTGTCGGCAAGACCGTCTCACAACCGCCGGGCATCGCCATCACCGACCCCAACAAGATCATCCGCGCGCTCGACGTCTTCGTATTGCTCGTGAACTTCAACCTGCTTTTCGCACATTGCGTGGGCGTCGGCGTCGCGGCATGGCTGAGCATCAGCAGCCTGAAGGCGCGTCATCAATATGTGGTGGCGAAGGAGGTGACGCGCGCCGCCGAGGCGGTTGTCGATCAGGCGCAATAG